The Thermoflavifilum sp. genome contains a region encoding:
- a CDS encoding DUF4251 domain-containing protein has product MKTRLSVVILLTGLFAATAHAQDRLHGQALQHAVQERTFVFYARTALPLQGHMINLTDLTYTLKVMPDSLYADLPYFGKAYAAPANLSGGGIHIQSATYRYQLSHKKSGWHLVLFPTGNTDVYRMDLDISTEGYASLYIIPNQREAISYSGIISK; this is encoded by the coding sequence ATGAAAACACGCTTATCTGTCGTTATATTGCTGACAGGTCTCTTTGCTGCTACCGCCCATGCTCAGGATCGCCTGCATGGACAGGCGCTTCAGCATGCTGTACAGGAACGAACATTTGTGTTTTATGCCCGAACGGCGCTTCCCCTTCAGGGTCACATGATAAATCTTACCGATCTGACGTATACCCTGAAGGTGATGCCCGATTCCCTGTATGCCGATTTGCCCTATTTCGGGAAAGCGTATGCAGCGCCGGCTAACCTGAGCGGAGGCGGTATTCATATCCAATCTGCAACCTATCGTTATCAACTATCCCATAAAAAATCAGGCTGGCATCTGGTGCTTTTCCCGACCGGCAATACAGATGTGTATCGTATGGATCTGGATATCAGCACCGAAGGCTACGCCAGCCTATACATCATACCCAATCAGCGAGAAGCGATTTCGTATTCCGGAATCATCAGCAAATAA
- a CDS encoding DUF4954 family protein: MNQITKHPLQALGYHFIDPAYLPEGVDEYYIRNQQNPRRRYRQLTAYEIETLVRNNNTSDNWNHILVDDAFDPGLVKNCHFYGLVRIGKLEPYYLEFHNLRLAVGLYNSTICSSDIGDNVVINQVNYLSHYIIGNEVIITNVDEMATTDYARFGNGILKQGEPESHRIWLEICNENGGRKVLPFEGMLPGDAYLWSRYREDEVLMQKFVAFTSQAFDHRRGYYGEVGDRTVIKSCKIIKDTRIGSDAYIKGANKIKNITINSSAEAPSQIGEGCELVNGIIGYGCRVFYGVKAVRFIMASHSSLKYGARLINSYLGNNATVSCCEVLNSLIFPAHEQHHNNSFLCAALVMGQSNMAAGATIGSNHNSRGADGEIIAGRGFWPGLCVSLKHNSRFATFTLIAKGNYPAEIDLRVPFSLLVHEESENRLKVMPGYWFRYNMYALARNAWKYQERDQRTEKMQHLEYDFLAPDSVNEMLEALKLMAYSAGKSFYQHQHTAANSSDENYLELGKQLLEQKDPALQQIEVLYEGLEHSSRKNIFIKITEGYHVFKDMIHYYGIKNLLADINADMDPSRLHRLFQEARMEAWENVGGQLVPVRYREQLIQDIHAGKLSSWDALHQRYQHWAKQYDEEKRCHAAAALLALYDLTPEQVDIRLFTHWLKKFLQIQQWIDRQIYLSRKKDYDNPFRRMVYDNEKQMEKVLGRIEDNPFIRLNQQISQQYQQQVQQIIQAWQAHVA, translated from the coding sequence ATGAATCAGATTACCAAACATCCCCTGCAGGCCCTGGGTTATCATTTCATTGATCCAGCTTATTTGCCTGAAGGCGTGGATGAATATTACATACGGAATCAACAGAATCCCCGCCGTCGCTATCGCCAGCTCACCGCCTATGAAATCGAAACACTCGTGCGTAACAACAATACATCGGACAACTGGAATCATATCCTGGTAGATGATGCTTTTGATCCGGGTCTGGTAAAAAACTGTCATTTTTACGGACTGGTGCGGATTGGCAAATTAGAGCCCTATTATCTGGAATTTCATAACCTGCGATTGGCGGTGGGTTTGTACAACAGCACCATCTGTTCTTCGGATATCGGCGATAATGTGGTGATTAATCAGGTCAATTATCTTTCGCATTACATCATTGGCAATGAAGTAATCATCACCAATGTCGATGAAATGGCCACGACCGATTATGCCCGCTTCGGGAATGGTATTCTGAAGCAGGGCGAGCCCGAATCTCACCGCATCTGGCTGGAGATTTGCAACGAAAACGGAGGTCGTAAGGTTTTGCCTTTCGAAGGTATGTTGCCCGGTGATGCTTATCTGTGGAGTCGTTATCGGGAAGATGAAGTGTTGATGCAAAAATTTGTAGCGTTTACATCCCAGGCTTTCGATCACCGCAGGGGTTATTACGGTGAGGTGGGCGATCGTACGGTGATTAAGAGTTGTAAAATCATCAAAGACACCAGAATAGGTTCTGATGCTTACATCAAAGGAGCCAACAAAATTAAAAACATCACCATCAACAGCAGTGCAGAGGCCCCCTCGCAAATCGGCGAAGGCTGTGAACTGGTAAATGGCATTATCGGTTACGGCTGCCGGGTGTTTTATGGCGTGAAAGCCGTTCGATTTATCATGGCTTCACATTCCAGTCTGAAATACGGTGCACGCCTCATCAATTCTTATCTCGGTAATAATGCAACGGTTTCCTGTTGTGAGGTATTGAATTCGCTGATCTTTCCGGCACACGAACAACATCACAACAATTCCTTTCTCTGCGCGGCACTGGTCATGGGGCAAAGCAATATGGCGGCCGGGGCCACCATTGGTTCCAACCATAATTCCCGCGGTGCTGATGGCGAAATTATTGCCGGCCGTGGCTTCTGGCCGGGACTGTGCGTGAGCCTGAAACATAATTCTCGATTTGCCACATTCACGCTCATTGCTAAGGGCAATTATCCAGCTGAGATTGATTTGCGTGTACCCTTTTCATTGTTGGTGCATGAAGAAAGTGAAAATCGGCTGAAGGTGATGCCGGGTTACTGGTTTCGCTACAACATGTATGCCCTGGCTCGCAATGCCTGGAAATATCAGGAGAGAGATCAACGCACGGAAAAAATGCAACATCTGGAATATGATTTCCTTGCACCCGATTCGGTAAATGAAATGCTGGAAGCTTTAAAATTGATGGCATACAGTGCAGGTAAATCTTTTTATCAACATCAACATACAGCTGCGAATTCGTCAGATGAAAATTATCTGGAACTCGGAAAACAATTGCTTGAACAAAAAGATCCCGCCCTGCAACAAATAGAAGTTTTATACGAGGGACTGGAACATTCTTCCAGAAAAAACATTTTTATCAAAATCACAGAGGGATATCATGTATTCAAAGACATGATTCATTACTATGGTATCAAAAACTTACTGGCCGATATCAACGCCGATATGGATCCATCCAGGCTTCATCGCCTGTTTCAGGAAGCCCGGATGGAAGCCTGGGAAAACGTAGGTGGACAGCTGGTTCCGGTTCGTTATCGCGAACAATTGATACAGGATATTCATGCAGGTAAGCTGTCGAGCTGGGATGCCTTACATCAGCGATATCAGCATTGGGCCAAACAATATGATGAAGAAAAACGTTGTCATGCTGCAGCAGCATTGCTTGCGCTTTATGACCTTACGCCCGAACAGGTTGATATTCGGTTGTTTACACACTGGTTGAAAAAATTTTTGCAGATACAGCAATGGATAGATCGACAGATTTATCTTTCACGAAAAAAAGATTATGATAATCCCTTTCGCAGAATGGTATATGACAATGAAAAACAGATGGAGAAGGTACTGGGCAGAATAGAAGATAATCCGTTCATCCGGTTAAACCAGCAAATTTCGCAGCAATATCAGCAACAGGTTCAACAGATCATACAGGCCTGGCAGGCTCATGTAGCCTGA
- a CDS encoding acyl carrier protein — MSDIASRVKKIIVDKLGVDESEVTPEASFTNDLGADSLDTVELIMEFEKEFNISIPDEQAETITTVGQAIAYLEEHVK, encoded by the coding sequence ATGTCTGACATTGCATCTCGAGTTAAGAAAATTATTGTTGACAAGTTAGGTGTGGATGAATCAGAGGTTACACCTGAGGCCAGTTTCACCAACGACTTAGGTGCTGATTCACTGGACACCGTTGAACTCATCATGGAGTTTGAAAAAGAGTTCAATATTTCCATTCCTGATGAACAGGCTGAAACCATCACTACTGTCGGCCAGGCTATTGCTTATCTGGAAGAACACGTCAAGTAA
- the glmS gene encoding glutamine--fructose-6-phosphate transaminase (isomerizing): protein MCGIVAYIGHREAYPIILKGLKRLEYRGYDSAGIALIQDTLAEQAPHLVVYKRKGKVAELEEFLTGKNLHSHAGIGHTRWATHGEPSDRNAHPHLSGNGRLAIVHNGIIENYALIKQELLSKGHVFSSDTDTEVLIHFIEDIQQNNQCELEEAVRIALRRVVGAYVIVILDADHPDTLIAARKGTPLVIGVGKGEHFLASDPSPIIEYTQEVVFVNDYEVAIVKADELILKNLGNERQTPFIQKLDLELAAIEKGGFPHFMLKEIFEQPDTIFDSLRGRLDEQRGTITMRGVEEYMQKFIDAQRVIMVACGTSWHAALTAEYMFEELCRVPVEVEYASEFRYRHPVIHPGDIVIAISQSGETADTLVAIEEAKKAGAIIFGICNVVGSSIARAAHAGAYTHAGPEIGVASTKAFTAQLAVLCMIALKVGHQKGTLSHERFMHVLHELAQVPDKVKEILQQAEHIREVAEKYAQARDFLYLGRGYNFPVALEGALKLKEISYIHAEGYPAAEMKHGPIALVDEHLPVLFVATHDRFHEKIISNMQEIKARRGKVIAVITKDDEIVPQMADDVIEVPEADEIVAPILNVVPLQLLAYYIGVAKGYDVDKPRNLAKSVTVE from the coding sequence ATGTGCGGTATTGTCGCATACATTGGCCATCGCGAAGCCTATCCCATCATCTTAAAAGGATTAAAACGACTGGAATATCGAGGTTATGATAGTGCGGGTATAGCTTTGATTCAAGATACGCTTGCAGAACAAGCACCTCATCTGGTGGTGTACAAAAGAAAAGGTAAGGTAGCCGAGCTGGAAGAGTTTCTGACCGGGAAAAACCTGCATAGCCATGCTGGCATCGGGCATACCCGCTGGGCCACACATGGTGAGCCCAGCGATCGCAATGCGCATCCTCATCTTTCGGGCAATGGCAGACTGGCTATTGTGCACAACGGCATCATTGAAAATTATGCTCTCATCAAGCAGGAATTGCTCAGCAAAGGGCATGTCTTTAGCAGTGATACCGACACCGAGGTGTTGATTCATTTCATTGAGGATATTCAGCAAAACAACCAGTGTGAGCTGGAAGAAGCCGTGCGTATTGCTTTGCGGCGTGTGGTGGGCGCTTATGTGATTGTGATTTTAGATGCTGATCATCCCGACACATTGATTGCCGCCCGCAAAGGCACGCCGCTGGTCATTGGCGTGGGCAAAGGCGAGCATTTTCTGGCTTCCGATCCCTCACCTATCATCGAATACACCCAGGAAGTGGTGTTTGTAAATGATTATGAAGTAGCCATCGTCAAAGCCGATGAATTAATCCTGAAGAATCTGGGTAATGAACGACAGACGCCCTTCATCCAGAAGCTTGATCTGGAGCTGGCCGCTATTGAAAAAGGAGGATTTCCGCATTTCATGCTCAAAGAAATTTTTGAGCAGCCCGATACGATTTTCGACAGCCTCAGGGGCCGACTCGATGAACAACGAGGTACCATAACCATGCGTGGTGTGGAAGAATATATGCAAAAGTTTATCGATGCGCAGCGTGTCATTATGGTAGCCTGTGGCACATCGTGGCATGCGGCCCTCACGGCCGAATATATGTTTGAAGAACTCTGTCGTGTGCCGGTGGAGGTGGAATATGCTTCGGAGTTTCGCTATCGTCATCCGGTGATTCATCCCGGCGATATTGTGATAGCCATATCACAGTCGGGCGAAACGGCCGATACGCTGGTAGCGATAGAAGAGGCTAAAAAAGCCGGAGCCATTATCTTCGGCATTTGCAATGTGGTGGGATCATCCATTGCTCGTGCAGCACATGCCGGGGCATATACGCATGCCGGACCGGAGATCGGCGTGGCCAGTACCAAAGCGTTCACCGCTCAGCTGGCGGTGCTGTGTATGATTGCATTGAAAGTGGGACATCAAAAAGGAACCTTGTCTCATGAAAGGTTCATGCATGTGTTACACGAGCTGGCTCAGGTACCGGATAAGGTAAAAGAAATATTACAACAGGCCGAACATATCAGGGAGGTAGCCGAAAAATATGCACAGGCGCGTGATTTCCTGTATCTGGGCCGTGGGTATAATTTTCCGGTGGCACTGGAGGGAGCGCTGAAGCTGAAAGAAATATCCTATATCCATGCCGAAGGTTATCCGGCTGCTGAGATGAAACACGGGCCCATTGCGCTGGTTGATGAGCATTTGCCGGTTTTGTTTGTAGCTACGCACGATCGTTTTCACGAAAAAATTATTTCAAACATGCAAGAAATTAAAGCGCGAAGAGGAAAAGTGATTGCGGTGATTACGAAAGATGATGAAATCGTGCCACAAATGGCCGATGATGTCATTGAAGTGCCCGAGGCCGATGAAATCGTTGCGCCTATCCTGAATGTTGTTCCTCTGCAGCTGCTGGCTTATTACATTGGCGTGGCCAAAGGATATGATGTGGATAAACCACGCAATCTGGCCAAATCGGTAACTGTAGAATAA
- a CDS encoding efflux RND transporter periplasmic adaptor subunit, whose translation MSLIFVLLGMTAIGWLVAHKLKKDRELRQQQLLARRGSGVLQVDVFVVKPRAIQQTLDASGTLMSNEWINLQPEVNGRITELNFREDSHVKKGTLLVKLFDGDLQAQLQKLQAQLSLQQLTLQRQEKLLAINGISQQDVDNTRNQIASIQADMQNVKAQIRKTEIYAPFDGVIGLRNVSLGAMVTPATVIATLQQIDPLKLDFTIPEKYATLIDTHVPISFRTAGYDQDFHGYIYAIEPQIDENTRTLRIRCHVPNPAQKLLPGAYADVKLVLKKIPQALMIPTQAIIPTTRDQQVVVYRNGKASFVNVQTGIRQEDFIQVTHGLAPGDTVLITGMMQARPGVPLHINQVR comes from the coding sequence GTGTCGCTCATTTTTGTGCTGCTGGGCATGACGGCCATCGGCTGGTTAGTAGCCCATAAGCTGAAAAAAGACAGGGAGCTCAGGCAACAACAATTGCTTGCCCGTCGAGGTTCGGGTGTACTGCAGGTCGATGTTTTTGTTGTGAAACCACGTGCCATCCAGCAAACCCTCGATGCCAGCGGCACCCTCATGAGCAATGAATGGATTAACCTGCAACCCGAAGTCAACGGCCGGATTACGGAACTCAATTTCCGGGAAGATAGCCATGTAAAAAAAGGTACCCTTTTAGTGAAATTATTTGACGGCGACCTACAGGCGCAACTTCAAAAACTACAGGCCCAGCTTTCGTTGCAACAGCTTACCCTGCAAAGACAGGAAAAACTACTGGCCATCAATGGCATAAGCCAGCAGGATGTGGACAATACCCGAAACCAGATTGCATCCATCCAGGCCGATATGCAGAATGTAAAAGCTCAAATTCGAAAAACTGAAATCTATGCACCCTTCGACGGCGTCATCGGCTTGCGCAATGTGAGTCTGGGCGCCATGGTCACACCCGCTACCGTCATCGCTACGCTTCAACAAATCGATCCACTAAAACTCGACTTTACCATTCCGGAAAAATACGCTACACTGATCGATACCCATGTGCCCATTAGCTTTCGTACAGCCGGATATGATCAGGATTTTCATGGCTACATTTATGCCATTGAACCGCAGATTGATGAAAACACCCGAACCCTTCGTATCCGGTGCCATGTGCCCAACCCTGCACAAAAACTCTTGCCCGGAGCTTATGCTGATGTAAAGCTGGTGTTGAAAAAAATTCCACAGGCTTTGATGATTCCCACGCAGGCGATTATCCCCACCACCCGCGATCAACAGGTAGTGGTTTACCGGAACGGCAAAGCCAGCTTTGTAAATGTGCAAACCGGTATCCGCCAGGAAGATTTTATTCAGGTGACCCATGGACTTGCCCCGGGCGATACCGTATTGATTACCGGCATGATGCAGGCTCGCCCCGGCGTGCCCCTGCATATTAACCAGGTACGCTAA
- a CDS encoding zinc-binding dehydrogenase produces the protein MKAIVIEQFGGTDQLKYADWPKPQPAAHELLIRNVAISVNPVDAKIRANGTWAGIPLPAVLGYDAAGVVEAVGEQVQDFRVGDEVFYTPQIHGNIHGTYAEFTPVPAAFVAHKPRGISFEEAAAIPLAGGTAWEAIVRRLQIKPGETVLITAAAGGVGSFAVQFARAAGARVIAMASERNHEFLKLVGVDFVVDYHRSDAHQQILEYTGGEPRGCCIRHSG, from the coding sequence ATGAAAGCAATTGTCATTGAACAATTTGGCGGAACCGATCAACTGAAATATGCAGATTGGCCCAAGCCTCAGCCCGCCGCGCATGAATTGTTGATTCGGAACGTGGCCATTTCCGTAAATCCGGTGGATGCGAAGATTCGAGCGAATGGCACCTGGGCAGGGATACCGCTGCCGGCCGTGCTGGGCTATGATGCGGCCGGAGTGGTGGAAGCCGTTGGCGAACAGGTACAGGATTTTCGTGTGGGCGATGAAGTGTTTTATACGCCTCAGATTCATGGCAATATCCATGGTACCTATGCTGAATTTACACCTGTGCCGGCGGCATTTGTAGCACATAAACCAAGGGGCATTTCCTTTGAAGAAGCTGCTGCTATCCCACTGGCCGGGGGTACAGCCTGGGAAGCTATCGTGAGACGATTGCAGATAAAGCCCGGCGAAACCGTTTTAATCACCGCAGCTGCAGGAGGCGTGGGATCGTTTGCCGTACAATTTGCCCGGGCTGCGGGTGCACGTGTGATTGCCATGGCCAGCGAACGCAATCACGAATTTTTGAAACTGGTGGGCGTTGATTTTGTGGTTGATTATCATCGTTCAGATGCACATCAGCAGATCCTGGAATACACAGGTGGCGAGCCTCGTGGATGCTGCATTCGACATTCAGGGTAA
- the fabF gene encoding beta-ketoacyl-ACP synthase II, which translates to MELKRVVITGLGAITPIGNTVQDYWTGLINGVSGADFITSFDTSKFRTKFACQLKNFDPAQFLDKKELRKMDPFVQLAVICADQAVADARLKESQIDPDQVGVIWSSGIGGLFTLIDEIKGFYLGDGTPRFSPFFIPKMIMDIAAGQISIRHGFRGPNFAVVSACASSTNALIEAFNLIRLGKAKVMICGGSESVINEVAIGGFNAMRALSERNDDPKTASRPFDLDRDGFVMGEGAGGLVLEELTHAQQRGAHIYAEFAGGGATGDAYHVTAPHPEGLGAVNVMREALQDAGLQPEDIDYINVHGTSTPLGDVAEVKAIQQVFGDAAYRLNISSTKSMTGHLLGAAGAIEAIASILAVVHDMVPPTINHFTDDPQLDARLNFTFNKAQQRQVRAALSNTFGFGGHNASVIFKKFVP; encoded by the coding sequence ATGGAATTAAAACGCGTAGTCATAACCGGATTGGGTGCCATTACACCCATTGGCAATACTGTTCAGGATTACTGGACAGGGCTAATCAATGGGGTTTCCGGTGCGGATTTCATTACATCGTTTGATACTTCCAAGTTCAGAACCAAATTTGCCTGTCAGCTTAAGAATTTTGATCCAGCGCAGTTTCTCGATAAAAAGGAGCTGCGCAAAATGGATCCATTTGTGCAGCTGGCCGTGATCTGTGCGGATCAGGCGGTAGCAGATGCCCGGCTGAAGGAAAGCCAGATAGACCCCGATCAGGTTGGCGTGATCTGGTCGTCGGGTATTGGCGGCCTGTTTACCCTCATCGATGAAATCAAGGGATTTTATCTGGGTGATGGTACGCCTCGCTTCAGTCCTTTTTTCATTCCCAAGATGATCATGGATATTGCAGCGGGGCAAATTTCCATCAGGCATGGGTTCAGGGGTCCCAACTTTGCCGTGGTTTCAGCCTGTGCATCTTCCACCAATGCGCTCATTGAGGCCTTCAACCTGATTCGGCTGGGCAAAGCCAAAGTCATGATTTGTGGCGGTTCGGAAAGTGTTATCAACGAAGTGGCCATTGGTGGATTTAATGCCATGCGGGCCCTTTCCGAACGCAACGACGATCCTAAAACGGCCTCGCGTCCTTTTGATTTAGACCGGGATGGTTTTGTGATGGGCGAGGGTGCAGGTGGATTGGTGTTAGAAGAATTGACCCATGCGCAGCAGCGTGGAGCGCATATTTATGCTGAATTTGCCGGGGGTGGGGCCACGGGCGATGCTTATCATGTAACCGCTCCTCATCCCGAAGGTCTGGGAGCCGTGAATGTGATGCGGGAAGCACTCCAGGATGCCGGTCTGCAACCTGAAGATATTGATTACATCAACGTACACGGCACCTCCACGCCTCTGGGCGATGTGGCTGAAGTGAAGGCCATTCAACAAGTATTCGGAGATGCGGCTTATCGGCTCAATATCAGTTCCACCAAATCCATGACCGGCCATCTGCTGGGAGCTGCCGGGGCCATCGAGGCTATCGCATCTATCCTGGCTGTGGTGCACGATATGGTGCCGCCCACCATCAATCATTTCACCGATGATCCCCAGCTCGATGCCCGGCTGAATTTCACATTCAACAAGGCCCAGCAAAGGCAGGTGAGAGCCGCTCTGAGCAATACCTTCGGATTTGGTGGGCATAATGCATCCGTAATCTTCAAGAAATTTGTTCCCTGA
- the rnc gene encoding ribonuclease III, whose protein sequence is MASIRRIWSRWVGENQNRQLKKALKQILGFSPRHLKLYETALSHRSITEHNRESNERLEYLGDAVLGAIVGDYLYHKYPGRPEGYLTEMRSKMVNRQQLNDIAIKMGLRKLVHYDKYNSLLKISHIFGNALEALVGAIYLDRGYDKARQFVYQSIIAPYMDMEALEHTEINHKNKLYGWANKYGHQLEFELVEEEMKGARKVFTVAVVVDGKIISTGKAYNKKDAGQMAARLALEKLGLSEHHTSA, encoded by the coding sequence TTGGCATCAATACGTCGCATATGGAGTCGCTGGGTGGGCGAGAATCAAAATAGGCAACTGAAAAAGGCATTAAAGCAAATTCTTGGATTCAGCCCCCGTCACCTGAAGCTGTATGAAACAGCCCTCAGTCATCGTTCCATAACCGAACACAACCGCGAAAGCAACGAACGACTCGAATATCTGGGCGATGCCGTATTGGGTGCTATCGTAGGCGATTACCTGTATCATAAATATCCGGGTCGCCCCGAGGGTTATCTCACCGAGATGCGTTCCAAGATGGTTAACCGCCAGCAATTAAATGATATTGCCATAAAAATGGGCCTGCGCAAGCTGGTGCATTACGATAAATACAATAGCCTGTTGAAAATCAGCCATATTTTTGGTAATGCCCTCGAAGCCCTTGTGGGGGCCATTTATCTCGATCGGGGATATGATAAAGCCCGCCAGTTTGTGTACCAGTCTATCATAGCGCCGTATATGGATATGGAAGCCCTGGAACATACGGAAATCAACCACAAAAACAAATTATACGGTTGGGCCAATAAATATGGTCATCAACTGGAGTTTGAGCTGGTAGAAGAAGAAATGAAAGGTGCCCGCAAAGTTTTTACCGTAGCGGTTGTGGTGGATGGAAAAATCATCAGTACGGGTAAAGCCTATAACAAAAAAGATGCAGGTCAGATGGCCGCACGCCTGGCACTGGAGAAATTAGGGTTAAGCGAACATCACACTTCTGCCTGA
- a CDS encoding CBS domain-containing protein, whose protein sequence is MINVANILARKDRRLVSVKPDTPVLEALRIMAEENIGSVLVMEHNTYKGLLTERDYARKVILRGKTSADTPVSEIMSTDLPRISPEDSIEHCMELMSANNIRYLPVFQHNELVGIISINDVIKAIISHQEQTIQQLTSYIHS, encoded by the coding sequence ATGATTAATGTCGCCAATATTCTCGCCCGGAAAGATCGACGGCTTGTGTCGGTAAAACCCGATACACCCGTGCTGGAAGCCCTTCGCATCATGGCCGAAGAAAATATCGGCTCTGTACTGGTGATGGAACACAATACTTACAAAGGTTTGCTTACGGAACGGGATTATGCACGCAAAGTGATTCTGAGGGGTAAAACTTCAGCCGATACGCCGGTATCCGAAATCATGTCAACCGATCTGCCCCGGATATCTCCGGAAGATTCCATCGAGCATTGCATGGAACTCATGTCGGCCAACAATATCCGGTATCTTCCTGTATTTCAGCACAATGAACTGGTGGGCATCATTTCTATCAATGATGTTATCAAAGCCATTATCTCGCATCAGGAGCAGACGATTCAACAACTCACGTCCTATATCCATTCCTGA
- a CDS encoding zinc-binding dehydrogenase, giving the protein MDAAFDIQGNPVIGGILDLVKPFGRLACILPPAGNLAPLYHHNQTLYGIFLTRERKRLQEMTPLFEWGKVKAWVDEALPFSVENMRKAHERMDQAHGRGKIVLTF; this is encoded by the coding sequence GTGGATGCTGCATTCGACATTCAGGGTAATCCGGTAATCGGCGGCATCCTGGATCTGGTTAAGCCTTTCGGCAGATTGGCCTGCATTTTACCGCCGGCGGGTAATCTTGCGCCTTTATACCATCATAACCAGACCCTGTATGGCATATTTCTTACTCGGGAACGAAAACGCCTGCAGGAAATGACGCCTCTGTTTGAATGGGGCAAAGTGAAAGCCTGGGTGGATGAAGCTTTGCCGTTTTCTGTTGAAAATATGCGCAAGGCACATGAACGTATGGATCAGGCGCATGGCCGGGGTAAAATAGTCCTTACTTTTTAG